The following proteins are encoded in a genomic region of Mycolicibacterium confluentis:
- a CDS encoding galactan 5-O-arabinofuranosyltransferase, which translates to MKSALSSAGRMLLATAIAVAVCALALIAISRVDWPAFPSSNQLHALTTVGQFGCLAALLAAGWLWRRGRRVVAQLTAVVFLAGFVIATLGMPLGATKLYLFGISVDQQFRTEYLTRLTDSAALRDMTYAGLPPFYPPGWFWLGGRAAALTGTPGWEMYKPWAITSIAVAVVLAFVLWTALVRFEYALIVTITTAAVTLAYASPEPYSAIVTVLLPPVLVLAWSGLRAGQRVDGSGRGWAAIVGVGVFLGVTATFYTLLLGLAALTVTVMAVVVAIARRSVEPLLRLTVAGVIALAIAAITWLPFVLRALRDPMSDTGSAQHYLPADGAVLTFPMLQFSLLGALCLLGTVWLIVRARSSVRAGALAIGVLTVYLWSLLSMLTTLAGTTLLSFRLQPTLTTLLAAAGAFGFIEVTLAAAKRWNRALIPVAAVIGIAGGMAFSQDIPDTLRPDLAVAYTDTDGYGQRGDRRPPASEKYYAEIDKAIIEATGQPRDETVVLTADYSFLSFYPYLGFQGLTSHYANPLAQFDDRAAAIESWSDLDDAEAFVKALDELPWEPPTVFLMRRGAGTGSGSTYTLRLAEDVYPNQPNVRRYTVELDSALFDEPHFTTQTIGPFVLAIRNQR; encoded by the coding sequence ATGAAGAGCGCGCTTTCGAGCGCCGGCCGCATGCTGCTGGCGACGGCGATCGCCGTCGCCGTCTGCGCGCTGGCGCTGATCGCGATCAGCCGTGTCGACTGGCCCGCCTTCCCGTCGAGCAATCAACTGCATGCGCTGACCACGGTCGGTCAATTCGGCTGTCTGGCAGCCCTGCTCGCCGCCGGCTGGCTGTGGCGCCGCGGCAGGCGCGTCGTCGCGCAGTTGACCGCGGTCGTGTTCCTGGCCGGATTTGTGATCGCGACCCTGGGCATGCCGCTGGGCGCCACCAAGCTCTACCTGTTCGGGATCTCGGTCGATCAGCAGTTCCGCACCGAGTACCTGACCCGGCTCACCGACAGCGCGGCGCTGCGCGACATGACCTACGCGGGCCTGCCGCCGTTCTACCCGCCGGGCTGGTTCTGGCTGGGCGGCCGCGCGGCCGCACTGACCGGGACTCCCGGCTGGGAGATGTACAAGCCGTGGGCCATCACCTCGATCGCGGTCGCGGTCGTGCTGGCCTTCGTGCTGTGGACCGCGCTGGTGCGCTTCGAGTACGCGCTGATCGTCACGATCACCACGGCCGCGGTGACGCTGGCCTACGCCTCCCCCGAGCCCTACAGCGCAATCGTCACGGTGCTGCTGCCCCCGGTTCTGGTGCTGGCGTGGTCGGGCCTGAGGGCGGGCCAACGGGTTGACGGATCAGGCCGGGGTTGGGCCGCGATCGTCGGCGTCGGGGTGTTCCTCGGTGTGACCGCGACGTTCTACACGCTGCTGCTCGGACTGGCCGCGCTGACCGTGACCGTGATGGCCGTGGTGGTCGCGATCGCGCGGCGCAGTGTCGAACCGCTGCTGCGACTGACCGTCGCCGGCGTGATCGCACTGGCGATCGCAGCGATCACCTGGCTCCCCTTCGTGCTGCGCGCGCTGCGTGACCCGATGTCGGACACCGGCAGCGCCCAGCACTACCTGCCCGCCGACGGCGCGGTGCTGACCTTCCCCATGCTGCAGTTCTCACTGCTCGGGGCGCTGTGCCTGCTGGGCACCGTCTGGCTGATCGTCCGCGCGAGGTCCTCGGTGCGAGCCGGAGCGCTGGCGATCGGCGTGCTGACGGTCTATCTGTGGTCGCTGCTGTCCATGCTGACGACGCTGGCCGGCACCACGCTGTTGTCGTTCCGCCTGCAGCCGACCCTGACCACGCTGCTGGCCGCGGCCGGCGCCTTCGGGTTCATCGAGGTCACCCTCGCTGCGGCGAAGCGGTGGAATCGTGCGCTGATCCCCGTCGCGGCCGTCATCGGCATCGCCGGCGGCATGGCGTTCAGCCAGGACATCCCCGACACACTGCGACCCGACCTGGCCGTGGCCTACACCGACACCGACGGATACGGGCAGCGCGGCGACCGCAGGCCCCCCGCCTCGGAGAAGTACTACGCCGAGATCGACAAGGCGATCATCGAGGCCACCGGACAGCCCCGCGACGAGACCGTGGTGCTGACCGCCGACTACAGCTTCCTGTCGTTTTACCCCTACCTCGGCTTCCAGGGCCTGACCTCGCACTACGCCAACCCCCTCGCGCAGTTCGACGACCGCGCCGCGGCGATCGAGTCCTGGTCCGATCTCGACGACGCCGAGGCCTTCGTCAAGGCCCTCGATGAGTTGCCGTGGGAGCCGCCGACGGTCTTCCTCATGCGCCGCGGCGCGGGCACGGGATCGGGCAGCACCTACACGCTGCGCCTGGCCGAGGACGTCTACCCCAATCAGCCCAACGTCCGGCGCTACACCGTCGAACTGGACTCCGCGCTGTTCGACGAACCGCACTTCACCACGCAGACCATCGGACCGTTCGTGCTGGCGATCAGGAACCAGCGCTGA
- a CDS encoding decaprenylphospho-beta-D-erythro-pentofuranosid-2-ulose 2-reductase, translating to MVFDAVGNPQTILLLGGTSEIGLAICERYLKNQPARIVLAALPNDPGREAAVAQMQAAGAKSVELIDFDAVDTDSHPGVIDAAWADHEVDVAIVAFGLLGDAEELWQNQRKAVQIAEINYTAAVSVGVLVGEKMRAQGHGQIIAMSSAAGERVRRSNFVYGSTKAGLDGFYLGLGEALREYGVRVLVIRPGQVRTRMSAHVKEAPLTVDKEYVADLAVTASAKGKDLVWAPGAFRYVMMILRHIPRPIFRKLPI from the coding sequence ATGGTGTTCGACGCCGTGGGCAACCCACAGACGATCCTCCTGCTCGGAGGCACCTCCGAGATCGGCCTGGCGATCTGCGAGCGGTACCTGAAGAATCAGCCGGCCCGAATCGTGCTGGCGGCCCTGCCGAATGACCCCGGCCGTGAGGCCGCCGTCGCGCAGATGCAGGCCGCGGGCGCCAAGTCCGTGGAACTGATCGACTTCGACGCCGTCGACACCGACAGCCATCCCGGCGTGATCGACGCGGCGTGGGCCGACCACGAGGTCGATGTCGCGATCGTCGCGTTCGGCCTGCTCGGCGATGCCGAAGAACTGTGGCAGAACCAGCGCAAGGCCGTGCAGATCGCCGAGATCAACTACACCGCAGCGGTTTCGGTGGGTGTCCTGGTCGGCGAGAAGATGCGCGCCCAGGGACACGGGCAGATCATCGCGATGAGCTCGGCGGCCGGCGAGCGGGTCCGGCGGTCCAACTTCGTGTACGGCTCCACCAAGGCCGGGCTCGACGGGTTCTATCTGGGCCTCGGAGAGGCGCTGCGCGAGTACGGCGTTCGCGTCCTGGTGATCCGGCCGGGGCAGGTGCGCACGCGGATGAGCGCGCACGTCAAGGAGGCCCCGCTGACCGTCGACAAGGAGTACGTCGCCGATCTTGCGGTCACCGCCTCAGCCAAGGGCAAGGACCTGGTTTGGGCGCCCGGCGCGTTCCGCTACGTCATGATGATCCTGCGCCACATTCCCCGTCCCATCTTCCGCAAGCTGCCCATCTGA
- a CDS encoding FAD-binding protein, translating into MSTLTTQRLTGWGRTAPSVAQVLSTPDPAEIASAVTRAAEASDRGVIARGLGRSYGDNAQNGGGLVVDMTALHTIHSISSDDAMVDVDAGVNLDQLMKAALPFGLWVPVLPGTRQVTVGGAIACDIHGKNHHSAGSFGNHVRSMDLLTASGEILHLTPDGEHSDVFWATVGGNGLTGIILRATIEMTRTESAYFIADGDVTASLEETIAFHSDGSESNYTYSSAWFDAISAPPKLGRAAISRGSLATLDQLPAKLARNPLKFDAPQLLTLPDMFPNGLANKYTFGPIGELWYRKSGTYRNKVQNLTQFYHPLDMFGEWNRAYGPAGFLQYQFVVPTEAVEEFKRIIGDIQASGHYSFLNVFKLFGPGNKAPLSFPIPGWNVCVDFPIKAGLGEFVHELDRRVLEFGGRLYTAKDSRTTAETFHAMYPRIDEWIKVRRSVDPDGVFMSDMARRLELQ; encoded by the coding sequence ATGTCCACCCTCACGACGCAGCGCCTCACGGGCTGGGGACGCACCGCTCCCTCAGTGGCCCAGGTGCTGTCCACCCCAGACCCCGCGGAGATCGCGAGCGCGGTCACACGGGCCGCCGAGGCCTCCGATCGCGGCGTCATCGCCCGCGGATTGGGCCGTTCCTACGGCGACAACGCCCAGAACGGCGGCGGCCTGGTCGTCGACATGACCGCGCTGCACACCATCCACTCGATCAGCTCCGACGACGCCATGGTCGACGTCGACGCCGGCGTCAACCTCGACCAGTTGATGAAGGCCGCGCTGCCGTTCGGGCTGTGGGTGCCGGTGCTGCCGGGCACCCGCCAGGTCACCGTCGGCGGCGCGATCGCCTGCGACATCCACGGCAAGAACCATCACAGCGCCGGAAGCTTCGGCAACCACGTGCGCTCGATGGATCTGCTGACGGCCTCCGGCGAGATCCTGCACCTGACGCCGGACGGCGAACATTCCGACGTCTTCTGGGCCACCGTGGGCGGCAACGGCCTGACCGGCATCATCCTGCGTGCCACCATCGAGATGACCCGCACCGAGAGCGCGTACTTCATCGCCGACGGCGACGTCACCGCGAGCCTCGAGGAGACCATCGCCTTCCACAGTGACGGCAGTGAGTCCAACTACACCTACTCCAGTGCCTGGTTCGACGCCATCAGCGCGCCACCGAAGCTGGGTCGCGCGGCCATCTCCCGGGGGTCGCTGGCCACGCTCGACCAGTTGCCCGCCAAGTTGGCTCGCAACCCGTTGAAATTCGATGCGCCGCAACTGCTCACGCTGCCCGACATGTTCCCCAACGGGCTGGCCAACAAGTACACGTTCGGCCCCATCGGCGAACTCTGGTACCGGAAATCGGGGACGTACCGCAACAAGGTGCAGAACCTGACGCAGTTCTATCACCCGCTGGACATGTTCGGGGAGTGGAACCGGGCGTACGGACCCGCCGGTTTCCTGCAGTACCAGTTCGTGGTGCCGACGGAGGCCGTCGAGGAGTTCAAGCGCATCATCGGCGACATCCAGGCTTCCGGCCACTACTCGTTCCTCAACGTGTTCAAGCTTTTCGGCCCGGGAAACAAAGCGCCACTGAGCTTTCCGATTCCGGGCTGGAACGTGTGCGTCGACTTCCCGATCAAGGCCGGACTGGGCGAGTTCGTGCACGAACTCGACCGCCGGGTGCTGGAGTTCGGCGGTCGCCTGTACACCGCCAAGGACTCCCGGACCACCGCCGAGACCTTCCACGCCATGTACCCGCGCATCGATGAATGGATCAAGGTGCGCCGCAGTGTCGATCCCGACGGGGTCTTCATGTCCGACATGGCCCGACGTTTGGAGCTGCAGTAG
- a CDS encoding GtrA family protein has protein sequence MAETASDDTRLSLKTQVLRFLLTGGLSAIVDFGLYVALLALGLHVNLAKTLSFIAGTTTAYLINRRWTFQAPPSRARFIAVMALYALTYAVQIGINYLFYLKFAGQPWQVPVAFVIAQGTATVINFVVQRAVIFRLH, from the coding sequence ATGGCCGAGACAGCTTCCGATGACACCCGCCTGAGCCTGAAGACCCAGGTGCTGCGCTTCCTGCTCACCGGAGGGCTGTCCGCGATCGTGGACTTCGGGCTCTACGTCGCGCTGCTGGCGCTCGGCCTGCACGTCAACCTCGCAAAGACGCTGAGCTTCATCGCGGGCACCACCACGGCCTACCTCATCAACCGTCGGTGGACGTTCCAGGCGCCGCCCAGCCGGGCCCGGTTCATCGCGGTCATGGCGCTGTACGCGCTCACCTACGCGGTCCAGATCGGCATCAACTACCTCTTCTATCTCAAATTCGCGGGTCAGCCGTGGCAGGTGCCGGTCGCCTTCGTCATCGCGCAGGGCACCGCGACCGTCATCAACTTCGTCGTCCAGCGTGCGGTGATCTTCCGCCTGCACTGA
- a CDS encoding HD domain-containing protein, with the protein MEDLVRAWRALLAPHTTSPNVDAAGQALLACWAEPHRRYHDLEHLRGVLSAIDDLEQLAEDPDAVRLAAWYHDAVYAGRSDDEELSAVMAEQSLSALGLPAEFVAEVGRLIRMTVEHNPAADDSNGAVLSDADLAVLALPRADYQRNSAAVRAEYAHVPEADFRAGRARIIRSLLAAPHLYRTVTARERWEQAARENLAAELESLS; encoded by the coding sequence GTGGAGGATCTGGTCCGGGCGTGGCGGGCGCTGCTGGCGCCGCACACGACATCGCCCAACGTCGACGCGGCCGGTCAGGCCCTGCTCGCGTGCTGGGCCGAACCGCACCGGCGCTACCACGACCTCGAGCACCTGCGCGGCGTGCTGAGCGCGATCGACGACCTCGAGCAGCTGGCTGAGGATCCCGACGCGGTCCGCCTGGCCGCCTGGTACCACGACGCGGTCTACGCCGGGAGATCCGATGACGAGGAACTCAGCGCGGTCATGGCCGAGCAGTCTCTGTCGGCGCTGGGCCTGCCCGCCGAGTTCGTCGCGGAGGTGGGCCGGCTGATCCGGATGACCGTCGAGCACAACCCCGCGGCGGACGACAGCAACGGCGCGGTGCTCTCGGATGCGGATCTGGCGGTGCTGGCGCTGCCGCGCGCGGACTATCAGCGCAACTCGGCCGCGGTGCGTGCGGAGTACGCGCACGTGCCCGAGGCGGACTTCCGGGCCGGGCGGGCCCGCATCATCCGGTCGCTGCTGGCCGCACCGCACCTGTACCGGACCGTTACGGCCCGGGAACGGTGGGAGCAGGCGGCGCGGGAGAATCTTGCCGCGGAGTTGGAGTCGCTGAGCTGA